Proteins encoded in a region of the Acipenser ruthenus chromosome 43, fAciRut3.2 maternal haplotype, whole genome shotgun sequence genome:
- the LOC131709442 gene encoding macrophage mannose receptor 1-like, giving the protein MGERGLLILLLAGFCVPAYNQIRKHVFVETVKSWSGAQSYCREKHTDLATVRSQEEAQQLLNIAGASLWGSWIGLYRDDTQNWQWSNSDDVIYSNWRTDDFCASVNSDGKWTDLPCHLQKAFMCYKEPSNITERYTLIEELKTWTEAQQYCREHHTDLVSIKNASENEEIVKKAQGKRFWIGLFNEPWKWSHQGDNYTFHNWRNGEPNNWGGDEKCVAMSNTGEWFDYGCNNQKSFFCCEGGSSGQCFYEGAWKTWQEAQSYCRNQGRDLPTIQDQARVNKLIGLIPSYSNGYYWIGLHRDKENWQWSSGGDVIYFNWGRYLFCASVNSEGEWEDSLCSQRNYFMCYSEPSNITERYTLIEELKTWTEAQQYCREHHTDLVGIKNASENEEIVKKAQGKRFWIGLFNEPWKWSHQGDNYTFHKWNYGEPNNWGGDEKCVVMSMTGGWNDYGCNNQNSFFCCEGTSTSPEPCS; this is encoded by the exons atgggggagagggggctgctcatccttctgcttgcag gGTTTTGTGTGCCTGCGTACAACCAGATCAGAAAACACGTGTTTGTGGAAACTGTGAAGAGCTGGTCTggagctcagagctactgtagagagaagcacacagacctggccactgtgcgcagccaggaaGAAGCACAGCAGCTCTTAAATATTGCAGGAGCTTCTCTCTGGGGttcctggatcgggctgtatcgtgatgacacacagaactggcagtggtctaacagcgatgatgtcatctactccaactggaggACAGACgacttctgtgcttcagtcaattcagacgGAAAGTGGACTGATTTACCCTGCCACCTTCAGAAAGCCTTCATGTGCTACAAAG agcccagcaacatcactgagagatacaccctgattgaagaattgaaaacctggactgaagctcagcagtactgtagagaacaccacaccgacctcgtcagtataaagaacgccagtgaaaatgaagaaatagtgaagaaagcgcagggcaagcgcttctggataggcctgttcaatgagccctggaagtggtcacaccagggggataactacacatttcacaactggagaAATGGGGAACCAAACAATTGGGGAGGGGATGAGAAGTGTGTGGCGATGAGTAACACTGGTGAATGGTTTGACTATGGTTGCAACAATCAGAagtccttcttctgctgtgagg gaggctcctctggtcagtgtttctATGAAGGAGCTTGGAAGACATGGcaggaagctcagagctactgcagaaaccaaggcAGAGACCTGCCCACCATTCAAGACCAGGCCAGGGTTAATAAGCTTATAGGTCTTATACCTTCATATAGTAACGGGTATTACTGGATCGGGCTGCATCGTgacaaagagaactggcagtggtccagtggAGGTGATGTCATCTACTTCAACTGGGGACgatacctcttctgtgcttcagtgaattcagagggagagtgggaggattcactctgcagtcagagaaactatttcatgtgctacagcg agcccagcaacatcactgagagatacaccctgattgaagaactgaaaacctggactgaagctcagcagtactgtagagaacaccacaccgacctcgtcggtataaagaacgccagtgaaaatgaagaaatagtgaagaaagcgcagggcaagcgcttctggataggcctgttcaatgagccctggaagtggtcacaccagggggataactacacatttcacaagtGGAACTATGGGGAACCAAACAATTGGGGAGGGGATGAGAAGTGTGTGGTGATGAGTATGACTGGTGGATGGAATGACTATGGCTGCAACAATCAGAactccttcttctgctgtgagg gtaccagcacCTCACCTGAGCCCTGCTCTTAA